A stretch of the Pan troglodytes isolate AG18354 chromosome 20, NHGRI_mPanTro3-v2.0_pri, whole genome shotgun sequence genome encodes the following:
- the ZNF382 gene encoding zinc finger protein 382 isoform X2, with the protein MSQGSVSFKDVTVDFTQEEWQQLDPAQKALYRDVMLENYCHFVSVGFHMAKPDMIRKLEQGEELWTQRIFPSYSYLEEDGKTEDVLVKFKEYQDRHSRPLILINHKKLIKERSNIYGKTFTLGRNRISKTILCEYKPDGKVLKNISELVIRNISPIKEKFGDSTGWEKSLLNTKHEKIHPAVNLHKQTERVLSGKQELIQHQKVQAPEQPFDHNECEKSFLMKGMLFTHTRAHRGERTFEYNKDGIAFIEKSSLSVHPSNLMEKKPSAYNKYGKFLCRKPVFIMPQRPQTEEKPFHCPYCGNNFRRKSYLIEHQRIHTGEKPYVCNQCGKAFRQKTALTLHEKTHIEGKPFICIDCGKSFRQKATLTRHHKTHTGEKAYECPQCGSAFRKKSYLIDHQRTHTGEKPYQCNECGKAFIQKTTLTVHQRTHTGEKPYICNECGKSFCQKTTLTLHQRIHTGEKPYICNECGKSFRQKAILTVHHRIHTGEKSNGCPQCGKAFSRKSNLIRHQKTHTGEKPYECKQCGKFFSCKSNLIVHQKTHKVETTGIQ; encoded by the exons ATGTCTCAG GGATCAGTGTCATTCAAGGATGTGACTGTGGACTTCACCCAGGAGGAGTGGCAGCAACTAGACCCTGCTCAGAAGGCGCTCTACAGGGATGTGATGTTGGAAAACTATTGCCACTTCGTATCTGTGG GGTTTCACATGGCTAAGCCTGATATGATCCGCAAGTTGGAACAAGGAGAAGAGCTATGGACACAGAGAATTTTTCCAAGTTACAGCTACCTAG AAgaagatgggaaaactgaagatGTCTTAGTGAAGTTCAAAGAATACCAAGACAGGCATTCTAGACCCCTCATATTAATCAACCACAAAAAACTAATTAAGGAGAGAAGTAATATTTATGGTAAAACATTTACTCTAGGCAGGAACCGTATTTCAAAAACAATACTATGTGAATATAAACCTGAtggaaaagttttgaaaaatatttcagaactAGTCATTAGAAATATAAGCCCCATAAAAGAGAAGTTTGGTGACAGTACTGGATGGGAGAAATCACTCCTCAATACCAAGCATGAGAAAATTCATCCTGCAGTGAATCTccataaacaaacagaaagagtTCTCAGTGGTAAACAGGAGCTTATTCAGCATCAGAAGGTTCAAGCTCCAGAGCAACCATTTGACCATAATGAATGTGAAAAATCCTTCCTGATGAAAGGAATGCTATTTACACATACTAGAGCTCACAGAGGAGAAAGAACCTTTGAATACAATAAAGATGGAATTGCCTTCATAGAAAAGTCAAGCCTCAGTGTCCATCCAAGTAATCTTATGGAAAAGAAGCCCTCTGCCTACAACAAATATGGGAAATTCCTCTGCAGAAAGCCTGTTTTTATTATGCCTCAGAGACCTCAAACAGAAGAGAAACCCTTTCACTGTCCTTACTGTGGGAATAACTTTAGAAGGAAGTCATACCTCATTGAACATCAGCGAATTCACACAGGTGAAAAACCTTATGTTTGCAATCAATGTGGAAAGGCCTTCCGTCAGAAGACAGCCCTCACCCTTCATGAGAAAACACATATAGAGGGGAAACCCTTTATTTGTATCGATTGTGGGAAGTCCTTCCGCCAGAAGGCCACCCTCACTAGACATCACAAAACACATACGGGGGAGAAAGCCTATGAATGTCCTCAGTGTGGAAGTGCCTTTAGGAAGAAGTCATACCTCATTGATCACCAGAGAActcacacaggagagaaaccgTATCAGTGTAATGAGTGTGGGAAGGCATTTATCCAGAAGACAACCCTCACTGTTCATCAGAGAActcacacaggagagaaaccctatatTTGCAATGAATGTGGGAAGTCCTTCTGCCAAAAGACAACCCTCACTCTCCACCAGAGAATTCACACGGGGGAAAAACCCTATATttgtaatgaatgtgggaagtCCTTCCGCCAGAAGGCAATCCTCACTGTTCATCACAGAATACATACAGGAGAAAAATCCAATGGGTGTCCtcagtgtgggaaagccttcagtaGGAAATCAAACCTCATTCGCCATCAGAAAACTCACACAGGCGAGAAACCATATGAATGTAAACAGTGTGGGAAGTTCTTCAGTTGTAAGTCAAACCTCATTGTCCATCAGAAAACTCACAAGGTAGAAACCACGGGAATTCAGTAA
- the ZNF382 gene encoding zinc finger protein 382 isoform X1: MPLQGSVSFKDVTVDFTQEEWQQLDPAQKALYRDVMLENYCHFVSVGFHMAKPDMIRKLEQGEELWTQRIFPSYSYLEEDGKTEDVLVKFKEYQDRHSRPLILINHKKLIKERSNIYGKTFTLGRNRISKTILCEYKPDGKVLKNISELVIRNISPIKEKFGDSTGWEKSLLNTKHEKIHPAVNLHKQTERVLSGKQELIQHQKVQAPEQPFDHNECEKSFLMKGMLFTHTRAHRGERTFEYNKDGIAFIEKSSLSVHPSNLMEKKPSAYNKYGKFLCRKPVFIMPQRPQTEEKPFHCPYCGNNFRRKSYLIEHQRIHTGEKPYVCNQCGKAFRQKTALTLHEKTHIEGKPFICIDCGKSFRQKATLTRHHKTHTGEKAYECPQCGSAFRKKSYLIDHQRTHTGEKPYQCNECGKAFIQKTTLTVHQRTHTGEKPYICNECGKSFCQKTTLTLHQRIHTGEKPYICNECGKSFRQKAILTVHHRIHTGEKSNGCPQCGKAFSRKSNLIRHQKTHTGEKPYECKQCGKFFSCKSNLIVHQKTHKVETTGIQ; the protein is encoded by the exons ATGCCCTTACAGGGATCAGTGTCATTCAAGGATGTGACTGTGGACTTCACCCAGGAGGAGTGGCAGCAACTAGACCCTGCTCAGAAGGCGCTCTACAGGGATGTGATGTTGGAAAACTATTGCCACTTCGTATCTGTGG GGTTTCACATGGCTAAGCCTGATATGATCCGCAAGTTGGAACAAGGAGAAGAGCTATGGACACAGAGAATTTTTCCAAGTTACAGCTACCTAG AAgaagatgggaaaactgaagatGTCTTAGTGAAGTTCAAAGAATACCAAGACAGGCATTCTAGACCCCTCATATTAATCAACCACAAAAAACTAATTAAGGAGAGAAGTAATATTTATGGTAAAACATTTACTCTAGGCAGGAACCGTATTTCAAAAACAATACTATGTGAATATAAACCTGAtggaaaagttttgaaaaatatttcagaactAGTCATTAGAAATATAAGCCCCATAAAAGAGAAGTTTGGTGACAGTACTGGATGGGAGAAATCACTCCTCAATACCAAGCATGAGAAAATTCATCCTGCAGTGAATCTccataaacaaacagaaagagtTCTCAGTGGTAAACAGGAGCTTATTCAGCATCAGAAGGTTCAAGCTCCAGAGCAACCATTTGACCATAATGAATGTGAAAAATCCTTCCTGATGAAAGGAATGCTATTTACACATACTAGAGCTCACAGAGGAGAAAGAACCTTTGAATACAATAAAGATGGAATTGCCTTCATAGAAAAGTCAAGCCTCAGTGTCCATCCAAGTAATCTTATGGAAAAGAAGCCCTCTGCCTACAACAAATATGGGAAATTCCTCTGCAGAAAGCCTGTTTTTATTATGCCTCAGAGACCTCAAACAGAAGAGAAACCCTTTCACTGTCCTTACTGTGGGAATAACTTTAGAAGGAAGTCATACCTCATTGAACATCAGCGAATTCACACAGGTGAAAAACCTTATGTTTGCAATCAATGTGGAAAGGCCTTCCGTCAGAAGACAGCCCTCACCCTTCATGAGAAAACACATATAGAGGGGAAACCCTTTATTTGTATCGATTGTGGGAAGTCCTTCCGCCAGAAGGCCACCCTCACTAGACATCACAAAACACATACGGGGGAGAAAGCCTATGAATGTCCTCAGTGTGGAAGTGCCTTTAGGAAGAAGTCATACCTCATTGATCACCAGAGAActcacacaggagagaaaccgTATCAGTGTAATGAGTGTGGGAAGGCATTTATCCAGAAGACAACCCTCACTGTTCATCAGAGAActcacacaggagagaaaccctatatTTGCAATGAATGTGGGAAGTCCTTCTGCCAAAAGACAACCCTCACTCTCCACCAGAGAATTCACACGGGGGAAAAACCCTATATttgtaatgaatgtgggaagtCCTTCCGCCAGAAGGCAATCCTCACTGTTCATCACAGAATACATACAGGAGAAAAATCCAATGGGTGTCCtcagtgtgggaaagccttcagtaGGAAATCAAACCTCATTCGCCATCAGAAAACTCACACAGGCGAGAAACCATATGAATGTAAACAGTGTGGGAAGTTCTTCAGTTGTAAGTCAAACCTCATTGTCCATCAGAAAACTCACAAGGTAGAAACCACGGGAATTCAGTAA
- the ZNF382 gene encoding zinc finger protein 382 isoform X3, which yields MLENYCHFVSVGFHMAKPDMIRKLEQGEELWTQRIFPSYSYLEEDGKTEDVLVKFKEYQDRHSRPLILINHKKLIKERSNIYGKTFTLGRNRISKTILCEYKPDGKVLKNISELVIRNISPIKEKFGDSTGWEKSLLNTKHEKIHPAVNLHKQTERVLSGKQELIQHQKVQAPEQPFDHNECEKSFLMKGMLFTHTRAHRGERTFEYNKDGIAFIEKSSLSVHPSNLMEKKPSAYNKYGKFLCRKPVFIMPQRPQTEEKPFHCPYCGNNFRRKSYLIEHQRIHTGEKPYVCNQCGKAFRQKTALTLHEKTHIEGKPFICIDCGKSFRQKATLTRHHKTHTGEKAYECPQCGSAFRKKSYLIDHQRTHTGEKPYQCNECGKAFIQKTTLTVHQRTHTGEKPYICNECGKSFCQKTTLTLHQRIHTGEKPYICNECGKSFRQKAILTVHHRIHTGEKSNGCPQCGKAFSRKSNLIRHQKTHTGEKPYECKQCGKFFSCKSNLIVHQKTHKVETTGIQ from the exons ATGTTGGAAAACTATTGCCACTTCGTATCTGTGG GGTTTCACATGGCTAAGCCTGATATGATCCGCAAGTTGGAACAAGGAGAAGAGCTATGGACACAGAGAATTTTTCCAAGTTACAGCTACCTAG AAgaagatgggaaaactgaagatGTCTTAGTGAAGTTCAAAGAATACCAAGACAGGCATTCTAGACCCCTCATATTAATCAACCACAAAAAACTAATTAAGGAGAGAAGTAATATTTATGGTAAAACATTTACTCTAGGCAGGAACCGTATTTCAAAAACAATACTATGTGAATATAAACCTGAtggaaaagttttgaaaaatatttcagaactAGTCATTAGAAATATAAGCCCCATAAAAGAGAAGTTTGGTGACAGTACTGGATGGGAGAAATCACTCCTCAATACCAAGCATGAGAAAATTCATCCTGCAGTGAATCTccataaacaaacagaaagagtTCTCAGTGGTAAACAGGAGCTTATTCAGCATCAGAAGGTTCAAGCTCCAGAGCAACCATTTGACCATAATGAATGTGAAAAATCCTTCCTGATGAAAGGAATGCTATTTACACATACTAGAGCTCACAGAGGAGAAAGAACCTTTGAATACAATAAAGATGGAATTGCCTTCATAGAAAAGTCAAGCCTCAGTGTCCATCCAAGTAATCTTATGGAAAAGAAGCCCTCTGCCTACAACAAATATGGGAAATTCCTCTGCAGAAAGCCTGTTTTTATTATGCCTCAGAGACCTCAAACAGAAGAGAAACCCTTTCACTGTCCTTACTGTGGGAATAACTTTAGAAGGAAGTCATACCTCATTGAACATCAGCGAATTCACACAGGTGAAAAACCTTATGTTTGCAATCAATGTGGAAAGGCCTTCCGTCAGAAGACAGCCCTCACCCTTCATGAGAAAACACATATAGAGGGGAAACCCTTTATTTGTATCGATTGTGGGAAGTCCTTCCGCCAGAAGGCCACCCTCACTAGACATCACAAAACACATACGGGGGAGAAAGCCTATGAATGTCCTCAGTGTGGAAGTGCCTTTAGGAAGAAGTCATACCTCATTGATCACCAGAGAActcacacaggagagaaaccgTATCAGTGTAATGAGTGTGGGAAGGCATTTATCCAGAAGACAACCCTCACTGTTCATCAGAGAActcacacaggagagaaaccctatatTTGCAATGAATGTGGGAAGTCCTTCTGCCAAAAGACAACCCTCACTCTCCACCAGAGAATTCACACGGGGGAAAAACCCTATATttgtaatgaatgtgggaagtCCTTCCGCCAGAAGGCAATCCTCACTGTTCATCACAGAATACATACAGGAGAAAAATCCAATGGGTGTCCtcagtgtgggaaagccttcagtaGGAAATCAAACCTCATTCGCCATCAGAAAACTCACACAGGCGAGAAACCATATGAATGTAAACAGTGTGGGAAGTTCTTCAGTTGTAAGTCAAACCTCATTGTCCATCAGAAAACTCACAAGGTAGAAACCACGGGAATTCAGTAA